One Streptomyces umbrinus genomic window, CGGAGGTCATCGCCCGCACAGCCATCGAGGTAGTCCTGGACCGCCTCCCGGACATAGACCTGGCCATCCCCGCCAAGTCCCTCACCCGCCGCCCCTCCCCCTGGCTACGAGGCCTGACCTCCCTCCCGGTCCGCTTCACTCCGGCCCCACCGGTCGGCGCCGCGCGCGCATAGCAACCACCTTTCCTCGCCCCGCCGCCCCTACCCTCCCCCACTCTCGGCTTCGCTCGAGCGGGAGGGACCCCCACCGTCCCTTACTCAGGGGCTCCGCCCCCGAACCCCCAAAAGACTGCGCGGTTCCCCGCGCCCCTAGGTCTTCAGGGGCGCGGGGAACTGCGCGACCAGCCACACGCAACCCGCACCCGAAATCGCACCCCACGGGGCCTGGGGCGGAGCCCCAGAGGGACGGGACGGGTAGGGGCGGCGGGGGCGAGGAAACCCGGCGCCACCCCGAAACGCGTCTCACCCGACGGACGACGTTTCACCCACGTTTCCGGAAACGGATACGCTCCCGTCGTGGCTGATATCCAGATCCCCGCTGACCTCAAGCCCGCCGACGGCCGTTTCGGCGCGGGCCCCTCCAAGGTGCGTACGGAGTCGCTCACCGCGCTCGCCGCGACCGGCACGTCCCTGATGGGCACGTCCCACCGCCAGGCCCCGGTGAAGAACCTCGTGGGGAAGGTCCGCGAGGGAGTGCGCGACCTCTTCCAGCTTCCCGAGGGCTACGAGGTCGTCCTCGGCAACGGCGGCTCCACCGCGTTCTGGGACATCGCGACGCACGGCCTGATCGAGAACAAGTCGCAGCACCTCACCTTCGGTGAGTTCAGCTCGAAGTTCGCGAAGGCCGCCAAGCTCGCCCCCTGGCTCGCCGACCCGGACGTCATCACCTCCGAGCCGGGCACCCACCCGGAGCCGGTCGCCCAGTCGGGCGTGGACGTCTACGCCCTCACGCACAACGAGACCTCCACCGGTGTCGCTGCCCCGGTAAAGCGCGTCGCGGGCGCCGACGAGGGCTCCCTCGTCGTCGTGGACGCGACGAGCGGCGCGGGCGGCCTGCCCGTCGACATCGCCGAGACCGACGTCTACTACTTCGCCCCGCAGAAGTCCTTCGCCGCGGACGGCGGCCTGTGGATCGGGATCTTCTCCCCGGCCGCCATCGAGCGCGCCGAGCGCGTCCACGCGAGCGGACGCCACGTCCCGGAGTTCTTCAGCCTGCCCACGGCGATCGACAACTCCCGCAAGAACCAGACGTACAACACCCCGGCCCTCGCCACCCTCTTCCTGCTGAACGACCAGCTTGAGTGGATCAACGGCCAGGGCGGCCTCGACTGGTCGGTCCGCCGCACGGCGACCTCCTCGCGCACGCTGTACGGCTGGGCCGAGGACGTCAAGTACGCGAACCCGTTCGTCACCGACCCGGCCAAGCGCTCGCAGGTCATCGGCACGATCGACTTCACCGACGACGTCGACGCGTCCGCCGTCGCCAAGGTCCTGCGCGCCAACGGCATCGTCGACACCGAGCCCTACCGCAAGCTCGGCCGCAACCAGCTCCGCGTCGCCATGTTCCCCGCGATCGACCCGGCGGACATCGAGTCCCTCACGAAGTGCATCGACTACGTGATCGAGAAGCTGTAACCGGTCAGGGTCCCCCCGACTCCTTCGGCAAGGCCTGGTCCACCAGCGGTTGTTGGCTGGTGGACCAGGCCTTTTCCGTATCCCCAGCAGGTTCCGAAGCATCGGCCGGGCACCCGACGACGCCGCTTCGCGATGCGTGACACACCATCACCGCGGACGCGTTGTTCGCCTACCACCCGACCTTCATTCCGGGTCTGCTGCAGACAGAGGACTACACCCGCGCCCTGCTGGAGAAGCGGAACTCACCCGAGCGTCTCGACGCCATCGTCGGCCTGCGCGGCGAGCGCCAGGAACGACTGCTGCGCGGGGACGAGAAGCCGGAACTGAACTTTCTGGTGGACGAGGCCGCGCTGCGCCGCTGGATCGGTGGACCGACCGTGATGCGCGCCCAGCTCGAATACGTGAAGGCCGCGGCGGAACACCCCCATGTCACCTTGGGCGTGGTGCCATTCACCGTCGGCGACCACCCGGTGCTGCGCAGTGGATCGATCGCACTGACCTTCACGGATGACGACGACGTGCTGTTCTCGGAGACTGCGAGCGGCGCTTTCACCACCCGGAACGACCAGTCGGTCGTCGACAACTACCTGACCGATTTCCAGAACTCCCGCACCGGAGCCCTCTTCGGGGACCGGATGACCGCCTTCATCGACGAGATCATCGCGCAATACCCGAACGGCCTCGCCGATATTTCGACAGGCCTGCCGGACAGCCCGTCCTAGTAGGAAGCGACATCCCCACTGGCAACAGTCGGGCAGAGACCGGGAGAGACCCGTGACGGGGTTCTTCACATGGATACGGGACCAACGGGTACGGCTCAGCGAGCGATTCGCCCTGCCCGAGCAAGGACCGGCTCGACAGCCCGGCGACGACCCGGACACGGATGATGTCGAAGTTCCCCCGCCCGCTCTCCTCGGCCCACCGCCGCTGACGGGCCGCCCACCGACCTGGCGCGACCTGATACGTGACGTCCTGTACGTGGACGCCGCACAGATCAACTTCCGCAGGACAAGCCTCTGGCTGGTGTTTCTGCTACCGGTGGCAGCCATCGTTGTGTGGGTGGTGGCGATGCTGCTCTCCGCCCTCACTCGCGCCGTCGACCCGGACGCGGCCACCCCCTCCATCCTTCAACTGGTATGGAGCATCGTCGGCTTGAGCGGCCTGACTGGCGGCTTCTGGACATGGCTTCGAATACGAGCGCGGCGTCAGGAGCAACTCCCCAACCCGCCGCCCATCGATCCAGCCCCTACCGATCCGGCGGCC contains:
- the serC gene encoding phosphoserine transaminase, which encodes MADIQIPADLKPADGRFGAGPSKVRTESLTALAATGTSLMGTSHRQAPVKNLVGKVREGVRDLFQLPEGYEVVLGNGGSTAFWDIATHGLIENKSQHLTFGEFSSKFAKAAKLAPWLADPDVITSEPGTHPEPVAQSGVDVYALTHNETSTGVAAPVKRVAGADEGSLVVVDATSGAGGLPVDIAETDVYYFAPQKSFAADGGLWIGIFSPAAIERAERVHASGRHVPEFFSLPTAIDNSRKNQTYNTPALATLFLLNDQLEWINGQGGLDWSVRRTATSSRTLYGWAEDVKYANPFVTDPAKRSQVIGTIDFTDDVDASAVAKVLRANGIVDTEPYRKLGRNQLRVAMFPAIDPADIESLTKCIDYVIEKL
- a CDS encoding DUF5753 domain-containing protein — translated: MFAYHPTFIPGLLQTEDYTRALLEKRNSPERLDAIVGLRGERQERLLRGDEKPELNFLVDEAALRRWIGGPTVMRAQLEYVKAAAEHPHVTLGVVPFTVGDHPVLRSGSIALTFTDDDDVLFSETASGAFTTRNDQSVVDNYLTDFQNSRTGALFGDRMTAFIDEIIAQYPNGLADISTGLPDSPS